Proteins encoded in a region of the Geobacillus genomosp. 3 genome:
- the phoU gene encoding phosphate signaling complex protein PhoU, which yields MREKFADDLRALHDKLIEMGRLTEVALQQAIDAFQTQNKHLAMAVIDGDGFIDKLEEEVNDFALWLIAKQQPVATDLRRVIAAIKIASDIERIADFAVNIAKACVRIGGEPFVMDIRPLVSMHQLAADMVSAAMTAYDQEDASLAAKIADMDHRVDEQYGEMMRSLLEMEKTDKGALAQMNVLALVARYIERMADHATNIAEHLVYLVKGKHYDLND from the coding sequence ATGCGTGAAAAGTTTGCTGATGATTTACGGGCGCTGCACGACAAGCTGATCGAGATGGGGCGGTTAACGGAAGTGGCGCTGCAACAGGCGATTGACGCGTTTCAAACGCAAAACAAACATTTGGCGATGGCCGTCATTGACGGAGACGGTTTCATTGACAAGCTCGAAGAAGAAGTGAACGACTTCGCGTTGTGGCTCATTGCGAAACAGCAGCCGGTCGCGACCGATTTGCGCCGCGTCATCGCCGCAATCAAAATCGCGAGCGATATCGAGCGGATCGCCGATTTTGCCGTTAATATCGCCAAGGCGTGCGTCCGTATCGGCGGCGAGCCGTTTGTCATGGATATCCGTCCGCTAGTATCGATGCATCAATTGGCGGCAGACATGGTATCAGCGGCCATGACGGCGTACGATCAGGAAGATGCGTCGCTGGCTGCAAAAATTGCCGATATGGACCACCGGGTGGATGAGCAGTATGGGGAGATGATGAGATCGTTGCTTGAGATGGAGAAAACAGATAAAGGGGCGCTGGCGCAAATGAACGTGCTTGCCCTTGTCGCCCGGTATATTGAGCGGATGGCGGATCATGCGACCAACATTGCCGAGCATCTCGTTTACCTTGTCAAAGGGAAGCATTACGATTTGAACGACTGA
- the sodA gene encoding superoxide dismutase SodA: MPFELPALPYAYDALEPHIDKETMNIHHTKHHNTYVTNLNAALEGQADLQNKSLEELLSNLEALPESIRTAVRNNGGGHANHSLFWTILSPNGGGEPTGELADAINQKFGSFAAFKDEFSKAAAGRFGSGWAWLVVNNGELEITSTPNQDSPIMEGKTPILGLDVWEHAYYLKYQNRRPEYIAAFWNVVNWDEVAKRYSEAKAK, translated from the coding sequence ATGCCATTTGAATTGCCGGCATTACCGTATGCGTATGATGCCTTGGAGCCGCACATCGATAAAGAAACGATGAACATCCATCACACGAAGCACCATAACACATATGTGACGAATTTGAATGCGGCGCTCGAAGGGCAGGCGGATTTGCAAAACAAATCGCTCGAAGAATTGCTCAGCAATTTGGAAGCCCTTCCGGAAAGCATCCGTACAGCGGTGCGCAACAACGGCGGCGGCCATGCGAACCATTCGCTTTTCTGGACGATTTTGTCGCCAAACGGCGGCGGCGAGCCGACAGGCGAACTCGCTGATGCCATCAACCAAAAATTCGGCAGCTTTGCCGCGTTTAAAGACGAATTTTCAAAAGCGGCGGCCGGCCGTTTCGGTTCCGGTTGGGCGTGGCTTGTCGTCAACAATGGCGAGTTGGAAATCACAAGCACGCCGAACCAAGATTCGCCGATCATGGAAGGCAAAACACCGATCCTTGGATTGGATGTTTGGGAGCATGCGTACTACTTGAAATACCAAAACCGTCGTCCGGAATACATTGCCGCGTTCTGGAACGTTGTCAATTGGGACGAAGTGGCGAAACGCTACAGTGAAGCAAAAGCGAAATAA
- a CDS encoding endolytic transglycosylase MltG — protein MRKRTMRSFAFGLLVSTSLIGTAYYTSPPAAPTETDVEAFLEQHGLVAVAKDEYDKLLNAQSKAPAEQPSKQSVQTVYVYRLVIEKGDTPEAFAKELEAAGIIQSARSFNDYLKQHGLTRSIRPGTYNVRSDMDFAAISRLIARPS, from the coding sequence ATGAGAAAGCGGACGATGCGTTCTTTCGCCTTCGGCCTGCTTGTTTCGACGTCGCTCATCGGCACCGCATATTACACGTCCCCGCCGGCCGCACCGACCGAAACGGACGTCGAGGCGTTTCTTGAACAACATGGACTCGTCGCCGTCGCCAAGGACGAATACGACAAGCTCCTAAACGCCCAGTCGAAAGCACCGGCCGAACAACCGTCCAAGCAATCGGTGCAAACCGTTTATGTGTATCGCCTTGTCATTGAAAAAGGAGACACGCCAGAAGCGTTTGCCAAAGAGCTTGAGGCGGCCGGCATCATCCAAAGCGCTCGATCATTCAATGATTACTTGAAACAGCATGGGCTGACGCGTTCGATCCGCCCCGGTACTTACAACGTGCGCAGCGATATGGATTTTGCGGCAATCAGCCGCCTGATTGCCCGCCCATCATGA
- the pstC gene encoding phosphate ABC transporter permease subunit PstC, giving the protein MSIPKKEQLLSVRKMIEENQKRQRWPKRMEKLAPKLLFVLAALSVLVTLGILFTLLFETIEFFRRVSIIEFVTSKEWLPWNEEQGSFGVAPLVTGTLLTTGIAMLIAVPIGLASAIYLSEYASERTRRIIKPALEVLAGIPTIVYGFFALTIVTPLLQNVIPDLDIFNALSPGLVMGVMIIPMIASLSEDAMSAVPNSIREGALALGATKLEVALKVVLPAAASGVIASFILGISRAVGETMIVAVAGGSSPEFTFDVTQSIQTLTAYIVQVTTGDAGYGTTIYYSIYAVGMTLFIFTLLMNILAQYISHRLREEY; this is encoded by the coding sequence ATGAGCATTCCGAAGAAGGAGCAACTGCTTTCGGTTCGGAAGATGATTGAAGAAAACCAAAAACGGCAGCGTTGGCCGAAAAGGATGGAAAAGCTTGCACCGAAACTCCTTTTTGTATTGGCGGCGCTCTCGGTGCTCGTGACACTCGGGATTTTATTCACCCTTCTTTTTGAAACGATCGAATTTTTCCGCCGTGTGTCGATCATCGAATTTGTGACGAGCAAAGAATGGCTTCCTTGGAACGAGGAACAAGGATCGTTCGGAGTCGCCCCGCTTGTCACCGGCACGTTGTTGACGACGGGGATCGCGATGTTGATCGCGGTGCCGATCGGACTTGCTTCAGCGATTTACTTAAGCGAGTACGCATCGGAGCGGACACGTCGCATCATTAAGCCGGCATTGGAAGTGTTGGCCGGCATTCCGACGATCGTGTACGGATTTTTTGCGTTGACGATCGTGACGCCGTTATTGCAAAACGTCATTCCGGATCTCGATATTTTTAATGCGCTCAGCCCGGGGCTCGTGATGGGGGTTATGATCATCCCGATGATCGCCTCGCTGTCGGAGGATGCGATGAGCGCGGTCCCGAATTCCATTCGCGAAGGCGCCTTGGCCCTTGGTGCGACAAAGCTCGAAGTGGCGCTTAAGGTCGTGCTTCCTGCCGCCGCTTCCGGGGTGATTGCTTCGTTTATTTTAGGCATTTCCCGGGCGGTCGGTGAAACGATGATCGTCGCGGTGGCCGGCGGATCATCGCCGGAGTTTACGTTTGATGTTACGCAATCGATTCAAACATTGACCGCTTACATCGTTCAGGTGACAACCGGCGACGCCGGCTATGGGACGACGATTTATTACAGCATTTACGCTGTCGGGATGACGCTCTTTATTTTCACGCTGCTGATGAATATATTGGCGCAATACATTTCCCACCGGTTGAGGGAGGAGTATTGA
- a CDS encoding sigma factor-like helix-turn-helix DNA-binding protein, producing MVEYAIIALAALSIVLLIISFFAKDELKPLEEQIDQLTVSLAQETYQMKKRLQVIEEELLIPERRRPASPRRGGALSPTDRRVLFLHKQGFPLDEIAQETGLTVPEVERAIRRLQR from the coding sequence ATGGTAGAATACGCAATCATCGCTTTGGCAGCCTTATCAATTGTTTTGCTCATCATCTCGTTTTTTGCCAAAGACGAACTAAAACCGCTCGAAGAACAAATCGACCAGTTGACCGTTTCGTTGGCACAAGAAACGTACCAAATGAAAAAGCGACTGCAAGTCATCGAAGAGGAGCTGCTCATCCCCGAGCGCCGACGGCCGGCTTCACCCCGCCGCGGCGGAGCATTGTCGCCCACTGATCGGCGCGTCTTGTTTTTACATAAACAAGGGTTTCCGCTCGATGAAATCGCGCAAGAAACCGGCTTGACCGTTCCCGAAGTCGAGCGGGCCATAAGGAGATTGCAGCGATGA
- a CDS encoding PstS family phosphate ABC transporter substrate-binding protein: MSKWKRLMLSGILGGTMMIVAACGGGNGAQENEADGGSAAKELSGEVIMDGSSTVFPIAEAAAEEYMMEQPNVKVSVGVSGTGGGFEKFTKGETDFSNASRPIKEEEKQAAADNGIEFQEFQLAYDGLSVIVNKENDWVDYLTVDELKKMWTEDGTVKKWSDIRPEWPDEEIKFFSPGHDSGTFDYFDEVILEGKEIVKTAQLSEDDNILVRGVEGDKYAIGYFGYAYYLENKDKLKVVPIDGGNGPVEPTNETIETGKYTPLSRPLFTYVNVKSLKEKPQVYDYMEFLLETAGDLAEEVGYVRLPEDKYKEQLETLAGLK, from the coding sequence ATGAGCAAATGGAAACGACTGATGTTGTCGGGTATACTTGGCGGAACGATGATGATCGTTGCCGCCTGTGGTGGAGGAAATGGAGCGCAGGAAAATGAGGCGGACGGTGGGTCCGCAGCGAAAGAACTGTCGGGCGAAGTGATCATGGACGGTTCCTCGACGGTTTTTCCGATTGCGGAAGCGGCCGCTGAAGAATATATGATGGAACAGCCAAACGTCAAAGTCTCTGTCGGTGTTTCTGGAACGGGCGGCGGATTTGAAAAGTTCACGAAGGGGGAAACCGATTTTTCCAACGCCTCTCGTCCAATCAAAGAGGAAGAAAAACAGGCAGCTGCTGACAACGGTATTGAGTTCCAAGAGTTTCAGCTTGCCTATGACGGTCTTTCTGTCATTGTCAATAAAGAAAACGACTGGGTCGACTATTTGACGGTTGACGAGTTGAAAAAAATGTGGACGGAAGATGGCACCGTGAAAAAATGGTCGGATATCCGCCCGGAATGGCCGGATGAGGAAATCAAGTTCTTCTCACCAGGCCATGACTCTGGAACGTTTGACTACTTTGATGAAGTCATTTTGGAAGGGAAAGAGATCGTGAAAACGGCTCAGCTGTCAGAGGATGACAACATCCTCGTCCGCGGAGTGGAAGGCGACAAATATGCGATCGGCTATTTCGGCTATGCGTACTATCTTGAAAATAAAGATAAGCTGAAAGTCGTACCGATTGATGGCGGCAACGGTCCAGTCGAGCCGACAAACGAGACGATTGAAACCGGGAAGTACACTCCGCTTTCGCGGCCGCTGTTTACGTATGTGAACGTCAAATCGTTGAAAGAAAAACCGCAAGTGTATGACTATATGGAGTTTTTGCTTGAAACGGCCGGAGATTTGGCGGAAGAAGTTGGTTACGTCCGCTTGCCGGAGGATAAATACAAAGAACAATTGGAAACATTGGCTGGATTGAAATAA
- a CDS encoding peptidoglycan D,D-transpeptidase FtsI family protein, which translates to MKRKKRAQVPIRLNILFFFVFLLFSALILRLGVVQIVYGEDYRREVERTQDEIVSTPVPRGKIYDRSGRVIVDNTPQKAITYTRSKTTQPEEILEVARKLARYIDIPDAEEKVTERDMKDYWILTRPDEAKKKVSEREKKRLADQGLTQKEIDKKVYEWTLDRITEEDLAQISKREIEVIAIKHEMESGYALTPQTVKSKGVTDREYAVVSEHLSELPGVNTTVDWDRKYVYDNTFRSVLGSVTDEDEGVPRERLDYFLARDYSRNDRVGKSYLEMQYEEVLHGKKAKIKNVVDKSGHVVAVEEVYPGERGKDLVLTIDAELQQKVEQIIQQEILATKRKGRSPLLDRAFVVMMNPKTGEVLAMAGKLLRDGEFVDFAIGNITSAYAMGSAVKGATILTGFQTGVLHPNTYIKDEPLYIKGTPVKKSWKTMGTINELTALKQSSNVYMFKTAIAIGGGTYRPREPLNINPAAFATMRHYFSQFGLGVKTGIDLPNELGGFQGQSTRGGFLLDLAIGQYDMYTPMQLAQYVSTIANGGYRMKPQLVKEIREPSIDGKEPGRVVKRFEPVVLNRVDMKTEYIERVQEGFRRVMQEPGGTAYAYFAGAPYKPAGKTGTAEAFYDGPIKSRRNDPTYNLTLVGYAPYNDPQVSFAVVVPWATQGDSDGINNRIGRRILDAYFELKAKRMAEEPVQPSADGTEATEQS; encoded by the coding sequence ATGAAGCGGAAAAAGCGGGCGCAAGTGCCGATCCGTTTAAACATTTTGTTTTTCTTTGTCTTCTTGTTGTTTTCGGCGCTCATTTTGCGCCTTGGGGTCGTGCAAATCGTGTACGGAGAAGATTACCGGCGCGAAGTCGAGCGGACGCAAGATGAGATTGTCAGCACGCCGGTGCCGCGCGGCAAAATTTATGATCGGTCGGGCCGGGTGATCGTCGACAACACACCGCAAAAGGCGATTACGTATACGCGTTCCAAAACGACGCAGCCGGAAGAAATATTGGAAGTGGCCAGAAAGCTCGCCCGATATATCGATATTCCGGATGCAGAAGAAAAAGTGACGGAACGCGATATGAAAGATTATTGGATTTTGACTCGTCCGGATGAGGCGAAAAAAAAGGTGAGCGAACGGGAAAAAAAGCGGTTGGCCGACCAAGGATTGACGCAAAAAGAGATTGACAAAAAAGTGTACGAATGGACGCTTGACCGCATCACAGAGGAAGACTTGGCACAAATCTCCAAGCGGGAGATTGAAGTCATTGCCATTAAGCATGAAATGGAGAGCGGCTATGCGCTGACGCCGCAGACGGTCAAAAGCAAAGGAGTGACCGACCGTGAATATGCGGTCGTCAGCGAACATTTAAGCGAACTTCCCGGGGTCAACACGACCGTTGACTGGGACCGGAAGTACGTTTATGACAACACGTTCCGCTCCGTGCTCGGCAGTGTGACCGATGAAGATGAAGGTGTCCCGCGTGAGCGGCTCGACTACTTTTTGGCTCGCGACTACAGCCGCAACGACCGCGTCGGCAAAAGCTATTTGGAGATGCAGTATGAGGAAGTGCTGCACGGCAAAAAGGCGAAGATCAAAAACGTTGTTGACAAGTCAGGCCATGTCGTGGCGGTTGAGGAAGTGTATCCGGGTGAGCGCGGCAAAGACCTTGTGCTGACGATCGATGCCGAACTGCAACAAAAGGTCGAGCAAATCATCCAGCAAGAAATTTTGGCGACAAAGCGCAAAGGCCGTTCGCCGCTCTTGGACCGGGCGTTTGTCGTCATGATGAATCCGAAAACGGGCGAAGTGTTGGCGATGGCCGGCAAACTGCTTCGCGATGGCGAGTTTGTCGACTTTGCGATCGGCAACATTACGTCCGCTTATGCGATGGGGTCGGCGGTGAAAGGGGCGACCATCCTCACCGGTTTTCAAACGGGAGTGCTCCATCCAAATACGTATATCAAGGACGAGCCGTTGTATATCAAAGGGACTCCGGTGAAAAAATCGTGGAAAACGATGGGGACGATCAATGAACTGACGGCGTTGAAACAGTCGTCGAACGTGTACATGTTTAAAACCGCCATTGCCATTGGCGGCGGCACATACCGCCCGCGTGAGCCGCTCAACATCAATCCGGCGGCGTTTGCAACGATGCGCCACTATTTCAGCCAATTCGGCTTGGGCGTCAAAACGGGCATTGACTTGCCGAATGAACTCGGCGGCTTCCAAGGGCAAAGCACGCGCGGCGGATTTTTGCTTGACTTGGCGATCGGCCAGTACGACATGTATACGCCGATGCAGCTGGCGCAATACGTCTCGACGATCGCCAACGGCGGCTACCGGATGAAGCCGCAGCTCGTCAAAGAAATTCGCGAGCCGTCCATTGACGGAAAAGAGCCTGGCCGGGTCGTCAAACGGTTCGAACCGGTCGTCTTAAACCGCGTCGATATGAAGACGGAATACATTGAGCGCGTGCAGGAAGGATTCCGCCGCGTCATGCAAGAGCCGGGCGGGACGGCGTATGCGTATTTCGCCGGCGCCCCGTACAAGCCAGCCGGAAAAACGGGCACGGCTGAAGCGTTTTACGACGGGCCGATCAAAAGCCGGCGCAATGACCCGACCTACAATTTGACGCTTGTCGGGTATGCGCCGTACAACGATCCGCAAGTGTCGTTTGCCGTTGTGGTGCCGTGGGCAACGCAAGGGGACAGCGACGGCATTAACAACCGGATCGGCCGCCGTATTTTGGACGCCTATTTTGAATTGAAGGCGAAGCGAATGGCCGAAGAGCCTGTTCAACCGTCAGCCGACGGTACTGAAGCAACAGAACAATCTTGA
- a CDS encoding MFS transporter, which produces MSLFEKLTGQERVSRDLLLLLCIGGFYALAVSLSNTFVNIYLWKQTGDFRDLALYNLAVVTMQPLTFIFAGRLAKQIDRILILRLGVSCLAVFFITVLLVGPSAHQYLLVLGALLGVGYGFYWLAFNVLTFEITEPETRDFFNGFFGVLTSSAGMIGPIAAGYIISSLAGLKGYTLVFSLSLGLFIIAVLLSFFLKRRTAAGKYLFLRILKERNENRNWRLITNAHFFQGLREGSFVFVISVLVYVTSKSEWALGKYGLVNSFTSFVAYYAVSRLMKREYRMKAILLGGLLLYAAIFLIVFHPSYPRLLLYAVTIAIAYPILLVPYSSLTFDVIGRSWKSAEARVEYIVVRELFLNAGRMVSIFAFLAALTLFGEEIGIRVLMFVCGAGHLVIYWFVRHIRFTDGRPERDRREPLLFRPKLAGERGGPSA; this is translated from the coding sequence ATGTCATTATTCGAAAAATTGACTGGCCAAGAACGGGTGAGCCGCGATTTGCTGCTGCTTCTTTGCATCGGTGGGTTTTATGCGCTTGCTGTGTCGCTGTCCAATACGTTTGTCAACATTTATTTATGGAAACAGACCGGCGATTTCCGCGATTTGGCATTGTATAATTTGGCGGTCGTCACGATGCAGCCGCTGACATTTATATTCGCCGGCCGGCTGGCGAAACAGATCGACCGCATTTTGATTTTACGGCTTGGTGTGTCGTGTTTAGCCGTTTTTTTTATCACCGTTTTATTGGTCGGCCCTAGCGCCCATCAATATTTGCTCGTTCTCGGCGCATTGCTCGGTGTTGGCTATGGTTTTTATTGGCTGGCGTTTAACGTGCTGACGTTTGAAATTACAGAGCCGGAAACGCGCGACTTTTTTAACGGCTTTTTCGGGGTGCTCACGTCATCTGCCGGCATGATCGGGCCGATTGCCGCCGGCTATATCATTTCGTCGCTCGCGGGTCTGAAAGGATATACGCTCGTTTTTTCGCTGTCGCTTGGCTTATTTATTATCGCTGTGCTGCTTAGTTTTTTCCTCAAGCGCCGTACAGCAGCGGGAAAATATTTATTTCTCCGCATTTTAAAGGAACGGAATGAAAACCGGAATTGGCGGCTCATTACGAACGCCCACTTTTTTCAAGGATTGCGCGAAGGATCGTTTGTGTTCGTTATTTCGGTGTTGGTGTATGTCACCTCAAAAAGCGAATGGGCGCTCGGCAAGTACGGGCTTGTCAATTCGTTTACATCGTTTGTTGCCTATTACGCTGTTTCCCGGCTGATGAAGCGGGAATACCGGATGAAAGCCATTTTATTGGGCGGCCTTTTGCTGTACGCAGCTATTTTTTTAATTGTGTTTCACCCGTCGTACCCGCGCCTTCTTCTTTATGCCGTCACGATCGCCATTGCCTATCCGATTTTGCTTGTTCCTTACTCATCGTTAACGTTCGATGTGATTGGGAGGAGCTGGAAATCAGCGGAAGCACGTGTTGAGTATATTGTTGTTCGCGAGCTGTTTTTAAACGCCGGGCGGATGGTATCGATTTTCGCTTTTTTAGCGGCATTGACACTTTTCGGGGAAGAGATTGGCATTCGTGTACTCATGTTTGTGTGTGGAGCCGGGCATTTAGTGATTTACTGGTTCGTCCGCCACATTCGCTTCACAGATGGCCGTCCGGAGCGGGATCGGCGGGAGCCGCTCCTATTCCGGCCAAAACTGGCCGGCGAACGGGGCGGCCCGTCGGCATAA
- the pstA gene encoding phosphate ABC transporter permease PstA, with translation MENKLDKPLVWKRMKGRLAQNAVLQAIFFVATIFGLIVLALLLSRVIIQAIGWLDGDFLNSFPSRRPEEAGIKSGLVGSLWLMMIVAPVSFILGVGTAIYLEEYARKNRFTAFIQTNISNLAGVPSIVFGLLGLTVFVRELGLGRSILAAGLTMSLLVLPVIVVAAQEAIRAVPQQLREASYAMGATKWQTICRVVLPAALPGMLTGAILALSRAIGETAPLVVLGIPTFIAYLPSSVLDTFTVMPLQIYNWTGRPQEEFQHVAAAGIVVLLVFLILMNSVAVLIRNKFQKRF, from the coding sequence ATGGAAAACAAGTTGGACAAACCGCTCGTTTGGAAGCGAATGAAAGGAAGGCTGGCGCAAAACGCCGTCTTGCAAGCCATTTTTTTTGTTGCTACGATTTTTGGACTCATTGTTCTCGCGTTATTATTATCCCGCGTCATCATTCAGGCGATCGGCTGGCTCGATGGCGATTTCTTAAACAGCTTTCCTTCGCGCCGTCCGGAGGAAGCTGGGATTAAATCCGGACTGGTTGGTTCCCTTTGGCTGATGATGATTGTCGCACCGGTTTCCTTTATTTTAGGAGTCGGGACGGCAATTTACTTGGAAGAATATGCGCGCAAAAACCGCTTCACCGCGTTTATCCAAACGAATATTTCCAATTTAGCTGGCGTGCCGTCGATCGTGTTCGGCTTGTTGGGGCTCACGGTTTTTGTCCGTGAGCTTGGGCTCGGACGCAGCATCTTGGCGGCCGGGTTGACGATGAGCTTGCTCGTTCTTCCGGTGATCGTCGTCGCAGCCCAAGAAGCGATCCGTGCAGTTCCCCAGCAATTGAGAGAGGCTTCGTATGCCATGGGGGCGACGAAATGGCAAACGATTTGCCGGGTAGTGCTGCCGGCGGCGCTGCCGGGGATGCTGACGGGGGCCATTTTGGCGCTTTCCCGCGCCATTGGGGAGACAGCCCCGCTTGTGGTGCTCGGCATCCCGACGTTTATCGCCTATTTGCCAAGCAGCGTGCTCGATACGTTTACTGTCATGCCGCTGCAAATTTACAACTGGACAGGACGGCCGCAAGAGGAGTTTCAGCATGTGGCGGCTGCCGGGATTGTCGTCTTGCTCGTCTTTTTAATTTTGATGAATTCGGTCGCGGTATTGATTCGCAACAAGTTTCAAAAGCGATTTTAA
- a CDS encoding 5-formyltetrahydrofolate cyclo-ligase: MDDKRELRRRMLDRLRHLSRAEKQAYDRRIAAYLYEWPQWQKAQVIAITVARETEVDTVPIIEQAWREGKKVGVPKCNPLTKTMTFRQIQSFTQLEKAYAGLLEPIEEQTVAIGRDEFDLIIVPGVCFTKNGYRIGYGGGYYDRYLPGSAAVTAALAYSFQVVDDIPVEEHDVPVGFIITDQGVIHCGR; encoded by the coding sequence ATGGATGACAAACGGGAACTGCGCCGTCGTATGCTTGATCGTCTTCGACACCTTTCACGTGCTGAAAAGCAGGCATACGACCGGCGAATCGCTGCGTATTTATACGAGTGGCCGCAATGGCAAAAGGCGCAAGTGATCGCCATCACGGTGGCGAGAGAGACAGAAGTGGATACTGTGCCGATCATCGAACAAGCTTGGCGGGAAGGAAAAAAAGTTGGTGTGCCAAAATGCAATCCGCTGACGAAAACGATGACGTTCCGGCAAATTCAGTCGTTCACTCAACTAGAGAAAGCGTATGCCGGACTGCTCGAGCCGATCGAAGAACAAACAGTGGCAATCGGCCGTGATGAGTTTGATCTCATTATCGTTCCGGGGGTATGTTTCACCAAAAACGGCTACCGAATCGGTTATGGGGGCGGGTATTACGACCGATATTTGCCGGGGAGTGCGGCAGTGACGGCGGCACTTGCTTATTCGTTTCAAGTTGTAGACGATATTCCGGTCGAGGAGCATGATGTGCCGGTAGGGTTTATCATTACCGATCAAGGAGTCATTCATTGTGGGCGATGA
- the pstB gene encoding phosphate ABC transporter ATP-binding protein PstB: protein MMATKTKETKLSPLVESAAATPTAEDVTAKGVVYETKDLNLWYGEHHALKHIHLTIYENEVTAIIGPSGCGKSTYIKTLNRMVELVPNVRVAGQLAYRGRNIFDPSYPVEQLRTQVGMVFQKPNPFPKSIYDNIAYGPRIHGIRNKKVLDDIVEKSLRGAALWDEVKDRLRDHAYGLSGGQQQRLCIARCLAIEPDVILMDEPTSALDPISTLKIEELIQELKKQYSIIIVTHNMQQAARISDKTAFFLNGEVIEYAETNKLFSNPADRRTEDYITGRFG from the coding sequence ATGATGGCAACAAAGACAAAGGAAACGAAGCTTTCGCCGTTGGTCGAATCGGCTGCGGCAACGCCGACGGCCGAGGACGTTACGGCAAAAGGCGTTGTATACGAGACAAAAGATTTAAACTTATGGTACGGTGAACATCATGCGCTGAAGCACATTCATTTAACGATTTATGAAAATGAGGTGACGGCGATTATCGGGCCGTCAGGGTGCGGAAAATCGACTTATATTAAAACGTTGAACCGAATGGTCGAACTCGTGCCGAATGTTCGCGTTGCCGGCCAGCTCGCCTACCGCGGACGCAACATTTTTGATCCGTCCTACCCGGTTGAACAACTGCGAACACAAGTCGGCATGGTGTTTCAAAAGCCGAATCCGTTCCCGAAGTCGATTTACGACAATATTGCGTACGGTCCCCGCATTCATGGCATCCGCAATAAAAAAGTGCTCGATGATATTGTCGAAAAAAGTTTGCGCGGGGCGGCGCTTTGGGATGAGGTGAAAGACCGGCTTCGCGATCATGCCTACGGTTTATCAGGCGGGCAGCAGCAGCGATTGTGCATCGCCCGCTGTTTGGCGATTGAGCCGGACGTTATTTTAATGGATGAGCCGACGTCGGCGCTCGACCCGATTTCGACGTTGAAAATTGAGGAGCTTATTCAAGAGTTGAAAAAACAATACAGCATCATTATCGTGACCCATAACATGCAGCAGGCGGCCCGCATTTCCGACAAAACGGCGTTTTTCTTGAACGGGGAAGTGATTGAATATGCGGAGACGAACAAGTTGTTTTCCAATCCGGCCGACCGGCGTACAGAAGATTACATTACCGGCCGTTTCGGATAA
- the rpmG gene encoding 50S ribosomal protein L33: MRVNITLACTECGERNYISSKNKRNNPERLELKKYCPRDRKVTLHRETK; this comes from the coding sequence ATGCGCGTGAACATTACATTGGCATGCACGGAATGTGGCGAACGCAATTACATTTCGTCCAAAAATAAACGCAACAATCCAGAGCGTCTCGAACTGAAAAAATATTGCCCGCGGGACCGCAAAGTTACGTTGCACCGCGAAACGAAGTAA